GCTTTTTATAACATCACTAAGTATCTTTATCCCTTCTACTAGCTTCTGCTTATCAGGAAAACTGAAATTAAGCCTCATAGTGTTTCTTCCACTATAATCGTAGTAGAAACTGGAGCCTGGAACATAAGCAACACCTTTCTCTAATGCCTTAGGTAGCATGTTTAATGTATCGATCTTATTTGGTAGCCAGGCAAATACAAACATTCCTCCTACTGGTTTAGACCATCTAGCCTCCTTAGGGAAATATTCTTGAATAGCTTGTAACATTACATCTCTTTTTTCTCTATATAATTGTCTAACTTTTGGCAAATTATTCTGAATAACATTTCTTTTTATTGCTTCTGCTGCAATAAATTGAGTAAAAGATGGAGTATGAAGATCAACATTTTGCTTATATAATTCAACGCTTTCTATAATTTCTTCATCAGCTAAAATCCAGCCTAGTCTGAAACCTGGTGCCAGAATTTTACTAAACGTTCCAGTATATATTACTCTGCCTTCTTTGTCTAGTGCTTTAATTGGCGCTGGGCTATCTCCATCAAAAACTAAAAAGCCATAAGCGTCGTCTTCAACAATTAAGAAATCATATTTAGAGGCTAATTCTAAAACTCTTTTTCTTCCATCTAAACTTAATGTAGTACCGCCAGGATTTTGAGCAGTAGGTATAATATATAATAATTTAATCTTTTCACCATTTGCTGTAAGTCTCTTTAATTCGTTTTCAAAAGCGTCTAAATCTGGACCTTGATCAGTTAATGGAATACCATGAAAGGTTGGATTTCTAGCTCTTAGAATATTAAGGGCAGCTAAATAACTAGGCATTTCTACAAATACGTTATCTTTAGGATCAACCAATAAATTGAAAAGCATGAATAAGGCTTCTTGACTTCCAACGGTAACAAAAATGTTATTCTCAGTTATTCCTGAGATTCCTCTCTGATTAGATAAGTTAACTAATTCCTTTCTTAATTCTGGTATTCCAGCAGTAGCTGAATATTGTAAGGCTCTTGAAGCAAAATTCTCTAAAACATAATCAGTTATTGACTTTATATCTTCTGCAGGAAAAGTAGAAGGATCTGGTAAGCCTCCTGCTAAGCTAATTACATTTTTACCTTCAGTTAATTTTAATAAATCTCTAATTTCAGAAGTTCTTAATAATGACGATTCTTTAGATAGAAATTTACCCCATTTAGCCATAATGATAAATAGCTACTTTAGATATATATTATTTTGTGAGAACATACACAGCCGAAATAATAACTATTGGAAATGAAATTCTTAGTGGAAGAACAATAAATACTAATGCTTCACATATAGCTAGAAGATTAACATCCATAGGATTTACAGTAAGAAGAATAACTACAGTAATGGATGACCTACAAGAAATATCGTCAATATTTAGAGAAGTAATAAATAGAAAACCTTTACTCATAGTATCTACTGGAGGATTAGGTCCTACATACGATGATAAGACTTCTGAAGGACTAGCTTTAGGCTTAAATAGAAGCCTGGAATATAACGAGTTAGCATTAAATCAAATTAAGGAAAAATATCAAAAATTAGGATTAGAACTCACAGAAGAAAGGAAAAAGATGGCTTATTTGCCAAAAGACTCAATACCAGTTGAGAACGATCAAGGAATAGCACCAGGCATTTATACGATATATGATAATATAGAAATTCTAGCCCTTCCAGGAGTTCCTAGAGAAATGGAAAATATATTAGAAAATTTCATAAAAAAATATTTAAAAACAAAGCCAGATGTAAAATATCAAGAAAAATCAATTCTGGTAAATAAAGTTATGGAGTCGGCAATAGCTCCATATATAAAACAGCTAGTTAAGAAATATGATCTCTATATAAAGACACATCCGAGAGGATATGAACTAAGTAATCCATCCTTGGAAATTCAAATAGCAGGAAGCAGTAGTAATGAAGAAGAGATAAATAAGAAAATAGATGAGTGCTTAACTGAAATCAAAGACATAGTAAAAAAACTAGGTGGAGTTATAGAAAGTTAGATATAACATTATTTAATTCTTCTGGAGCTTCAAAATTAAGAAAATGTCCATAACCACTTATTATATTCAATTTCAGTTTGGATATATTCTGCTTAAATATTTCTGCATTTTTCGATAATTTATCTTCAGAACCATAAATAAGTAATGTATCTTCGTCAATTTTACTTAA
This genomic window from Acidianus manzaensis contains:
- a CDS encoding PLP-dependent aminotransferase family protein — protein: MAKWGKFLSKESSLLRTSEIRDLLKLTEGKNVISLAGGLPDPSTFPAEDIKSITDYVLENFASRALQYSATAGIPELRKELVNLSNQRGISGITENNIFVTVGSQEALFMLFNLLVDPKDNVFVEMPSYLAALNILRARNPTFHGIPLTDQGPDLDAFENELKRLTANGEKIKLLYIIPTAQNPGGTTLSLDGRKRVLELASKYDFLIVEDDAYGFLVFDGDSPAPIKALDKEGRVIYTGTFSKILAPGFRLGWILADEEIIESVELYKQNVDLHTPSFTQFIAAEAIKRNVIQNNLPKVRQLYREKRDVMLQAIQEYFPKEARWSKPVGGMFVFAWLPNKIDTLNMLPKALEKGVAYVPGSSFYYDYSGRNTMRLNFSFPDKQKLVEGIKILSDVIKSELT
- a CDS encoding nicotinamide mononucleotide deamidase-related protein: MRTYTAEIITIGNEILSGRTINTNASHIARRLTSIGFTVRRITTVMDDLQEISSIFREVINRKPLLIVSTGGLGPTYDDKTSEGLALGLNRSLEYNELALNQIKEKYQKLGLELTEERKKMAYLPKDSIPVENDQGIAPGIYTIYDNIEILALPGVPREMENILENFIKKYLKTKPDVKYQEKSILVNKVMESAIAPYIKQLVKKYDLYIKTHPRGYELSNPSLEIQIAGSSSNEEEINKKIDECLTEIKDIVKKLGGVIES